From Candidatus Defluviilinea gracilis, a single genomic window includes:
- a CDS encoding glutamate mutase L: protein MPASLVQTESILAIDVGASVTRAVLFDVVEGEYRFVASGQAPSTAEAPFKHIGIGVREAIQNLQAVTGATLLGSQDNNIITPAQPDGSGVDGVVATMSAGPAVKTVIAGLLSDVSLQSARRLAESTYSRVVDTLDLSDKRRPDQQLDSIVRSRPDLVILTGGTDGGASRSMLKMLEAVGLACYLMPGEKRPMVLYAGNHKLANDVRELLGGHAGKLQVSPNVRPSLEVEDLEPASNVLASLVTNLRQRQIKGVDELYNSTSGNLLPTAYAQGRMIRFLSRLYESTRGLLSVNMGASAATVAAGFNGELALGVYPQFGLGENLGALLQYTEIEQIMRWMRLDISSNTLREFLFQKSLYPSTIPATQDEHAIMQAIARQALYLAVRSAQKNFPASARASRADLMPKLDLLIAGGGAIADSGSVGQSLLLLLDAIQPVGIMPFLLDQNNLLPMLGAAATRSHYLPVQVIESGAFIGMGTVVSVIASANYGETILRAKLTYADKTEARADVKFGGLEIIPLPSGQTARLALSPLRRADAGLGAGRSGTVTVTGGALGVVIDARGRPLNLPADAVRRRELMKRWSHAVGG from the coding sequence ATGCCTGCATCCCTTGTCCAAACCGAATCCATCCTCGCCATTGATGTGGGCGCGTCTGTAACGCGCGCCGTGTTGTTTGATGTGGTCGAGGGCGAGTATCGTTTTGTCGCCTCCGGGCAGGCTCCCTCCACCGCGGAGGCGCCATTCAAGCATATCGGCATCGGCGTGCGCGAAGCGATACAAAATTTGCAGGCTGTGACCGGCGCAACCTTGCTCGGTTCACAAGATAATAACATCATCACGCCCGCGCAACCCGACGGTTCCGGCGTGGATGGGGTGGTCGCCACCATGTCGGCGGGACCGGCGGTGAAAACTGTGATCGCCGGCTTGCTTTCGGATGTTTCGCTTCAGAGCGCGCGACGTTTGGCTGAATCCACATACAGCCGCGTGGTCGACACCCTCGACCTCTCGGACAAACGCCGCCCCGACCAGCAATTGGATTCCATCGTGAGATCGCGACCGGACCTCGTCATCCTCACCGGCGGCACGGATGGCGGCGCCTCGCGCTCGATGCTGAAGATGCTCGAAGCCGTTGGGCTTGCCTGTTATCTGATGCCCGGCGAAAAACGTCCCATGGTGCTTTACGCGGGGAATCACAAACTTGCCAACGATGTGCGGGAATTGCTCGGCGGTCATGCCGGGAAATTGCAGGTCAGCCCGAACGTGCGCCCGTCGCTTGAAGTGGAAGACCTGGAACCAGCCAGCAATGTGCTCGCGTCATTGGTGACGAACCTCCGTCAGCGGCAGATCAAAGGCGTGGACGAGTTGTATAACTCGACATCGGGAAATTTACTGCCGACCGCGTATGCGCAAGGGCGCATGATCCGCTTTTTGAGCCGGCTGTACGAATCGACGCGGGGGTTGTTGAGTGTGAACATGGGCGCCTCGGCGGCGACGGTTGCGGCGGGCTTCAATGGCGAATTGGCGCTGGGGGTGTACCCTCAGTTTGGGTTGGGCGAGAACCTCGGCGCGCTCCTGCAATATACCGAGATCGAACAGATCATGCGTTGGATGCGGCTTGATATATCGTCGAACACGTTGCGCGAGTTCCTCTTTCAGAAATCGTTGTATCCGTCCACCATCCCTGCCACGCAGGATGAACACGCCATTATGCAAGCCATTGCGAGACAGGCGTTGTATCTTGCTGTGCGCTCCGCGCAGAAAAACTTCCCCGCCAGCGCGCGCGCTTCGCGCGCCGACCTGATGCCGAAGCTCGACTTGCTGATCGCAGGCGGCGGCGCGATTGCCGATAGCGGTTCGGTGGGGCAAAGTCTATTGTTATTGCTGGATGCGATTCAACCCGTCGGCATTATGCCGTTTTTGCTCGATCAGAATAACCTTCTGCCGATGCTGGGCGCGGCGGCAACACGAAGTCATTACCTGCCGGTGCAGGTGATCGAATCTGGCGCGTTCATCGGCATGGGAACGGTTGTGTCGGTGATCGCCTCGGCGAACTACGGCGAGACCATCCTCCGCGCCAAACTTACCTACGCGGATAAGACCGAGGCGCGAGCGGATGTGAAATTCGGCGGGCTGGAGATCATTCCCCTGCCAAGCGGCCAGACTGCCCGCCTGGCGTTGAGTCCGCTTCGACGGGCAGACGCAGGCTTGGGCGCGGGAAGAAGCGGAACCGTCACTGTGACGGGCGGCGCGTTGGGCGTCGTCATCGATGCGCGGGGGCGCCCGTTGAATCTTCCAGCCGATGCGGTGCGCCGGCGCGAGTTGATGAAGCGCTGGTCTCATGCGGTGGGAGGTTAA